TACTGAATCCTTGTCGCTTTTCACAACGATAGAGAACTGGCCAACCGTAACCAGACCAGAAAAAGCCTTATCCTGATCATACGGTCCTTAAAAAACGTTTGAACCTGTCAGGAACTTCAGGCAGCTCACCTCCACCTCAATGCGAGCGGCGATATCTACGGGCGGTTCCCGCTCTACAGCCATTCGTGCCAAAAACGTGCTGATAAACGCGGATTTCTCCATTCCATCGACAGTAGgcatttcctctctgtgctgACGGGGGCCTAGCACTGCTGTAACAAACTTCAGCGCTCTCCTGGTTGACGATATTTTGACAAGCGCGAGTCTCGCTGCATTCTTGATGCCATGGAACAGCACACTGGCTGTTGAGACGAGCTATATTCAGGCACTGCGGGAAGCAATAGAGCATCTTGCGTCTTACAGTACACGAGTCCTATTTCATCACATGCTGCACGTTCGGCCGCATTTGCGATCTCCGTGAGCAGTTCATCAAACTGAATTTGAACGGAATCGCTGAGTTACAGTCACCAAAATTGGGAGTTGTCTGTTCTGACCTCTCGCATCTGGAGAGCTGTCGGTTTGAAACGCTCAAAAAGCATGTCTGCAGCCTGCGCTGCCGCAGTAGCTGATTTCGTGGTCAAATACCCACGAGCCAGGCGTGTGCGAAGCGGATGCTGCTCTGCAAGCCGGTAACGGTGTTGTTACCGCAATTCCCGCTGTGCTGGCGGCTTACTGTTTGTCCATTCCTTCTGCGCAAGCATGTAGGCAGTGAGCGAGGCGTGGAGGCAGAACAGAATTAATTCTAAAGCGTTCTGAATGCTTCCGGGAACACTTCTTGACCATGTTTCATAGTCATACGTTTGATCCTGCTTCCAAGGGCGGGCAAAATAGCGACGAGGCTGTGCGAAAGTATACGAATCTGAGTTTAAGAAGCATGCAAATGGTGTTtatcgagagaagagagcagagtcTTTACAAGTAAATCCATGCAGATCTGCGTCGCCCTGGCCTGGTGCACCGCAGCATCGTCCAGCCATCTCTGCGCCACAGCTTCAACCACATCCTGAATGCGAAGCGTCGGTTGACGATTCTTTACGGACAAAGTTATGTCAGACTACCGTATAAAGGAGAATGATACtggggaaggaaaaacatTCGGTGAGCTGCTTGTCCTCTAGCCCTTCAAGCATAACCAACAGTGCCGCTACAGTTTTGTCGGTACGCGGCTCCGTCGTGCCTTCACGGGCGATTGCCAGTAGTTCCTCTACAACTTGGAGATCGATCATTTGGCACTGTTGCGGTTCAGCAGACAGCAGAAGTCTGATTTCTTTCAGAGCCAGCAGCAGGTCCGTTGAGCCACTTTCTCTGGCCCTCTTTAGGCCTGACCAGCAAAGCTGTGCCCACTCTCGCTTTGAGTCAACCGCCATTATTCTGGTCGAACCGTCACAAGCAATAGACCTAGACTTGAATTTGAGCTGACTACTCGCAGAAAAGCAATACTCTTTGTTACTCGCGGGAAACATCCTTTATCAGAATCACAGCCAATTTTGGCACGGCTCGGTCCATTTTCTGGCACAGATGCCCCCCGTCTCAGGCTGTAAACTAGTTGGGTGTACGGACACTCGTGACGTGGGGTCTGCATATCAAAAAGAGCTGTCAGttgcagtgcatgcaaaggctATGCGAGTTTCTCATTGCCGCAATTATGAACGTGCATAATTTGTCTCACACCATCCTGCCAGCGCCAAATAACCTGTCTGTTGTAATGTAATACACTGTGCGACGTAACTCAACGAAGTGGCATCACGATCTACGAATATCATGTCGACAACGCGTCAGGTAATTAAGTAGCAGAGGAACACGAGTCATCTACCCTTTTCATGCCaatgtttcttcctttctgacACGTGACCGGGTGTTTGGTTTTGAGACAGTATACCAGCAGACATTTGTCAACTGTCGTGTTCAATATACGCCTGTAGTCGATTGTATCCATCCTGTCCGCCTCGCTGTTCGCGTGATGGGCTACCACTCGGTGATGGTGGTGAAGTGTCCCCTTTTAAGTGTCAGGATGCTCGTTGATTTCAAGACGAATCCGGGACTTTCTGAAGAGCGTTCGTCAAGCCCATTAGCAACCAGGATGGTTACTAGACAGCATCACGAACACTGTGTAAGCCGCCTGCCGCATCGGGATGAACGACAGGCACGACACGAACAAATGAAACGACAGAATATCGCAGTGGCGTCGCTCAACCTAGCGGCAACTACCACATATATACCTGATGGGAACAAATGTTAGTGCTCAATCACTGGGTTTTGCGAATAGAAGAAGCATATGATTGGCTTTTTATGGCAGTCAAAACCTGGGGTGTATATTTGTTGCACTAGTCTCAGTCGCAAGCGGGTGCTTGTGCGCGTAGGCACGTGATAACTTCCCATGTTTAAAGGAAGCCACACGATCTCGAGCCGTCGTAAATCGAAAGTCGCGAACCgaaagacgcatgcaccctTCAAATACACCCTAATTCTTCTTGCCTTTCCATCCTCTTTTGTTGCGAGCGTTCTTTTTCATTGCTACATACTCTTCGCGTTGCCTTATTCCTCGCCAGTACGCTTGAAGAAGCGTAGCCGCTGCAGCCAGCCTCTGTAGCTGCCTATCGATGATTGATTGGCGAACCTTCTCTATTTCGTATTCCTGACGTATCCGGTCATTCTCTTCATTGACAACTTGCAACTGCTTCTGCAGATTAACCACTAACTCTTCCTTCGTTGCGTTCGCTTCCgcgacttctctcgcttctgcagcaCATTCACCCCGCACAATTAGAGAAGTGTATCGGCCTCTGTTTTGTAGGCAATTCTTCAAATAGCCCCTCAGAAAGAACTAGAATGTGAAGGTGCTTACTGGCGTTTTTCTCCATCATTTCACGATCGTAGGTTTCGATGATTCGCTCCAGATCTTTCTCTGCAATCTTCGTCTTGCTCTTCAatgtgtctgtttcctgtttcccTCGAGAGAACACCATGGAATTATGCTTTTGTTGCTGGTTCATCCGTGCTACAAGTTCCGATGCCCGTACATCAAAATTTCGTGTATGTTCCGCTTCCCGCTTTCTATACTGCTCATGCAACTGTGCCAGACGTTGTTCTGTGAAATCATGGACATCCTGTAAGTCTGCCTTCAGCTTGACAACCGTTTCGCACGATCTGTTTGaggctttctctctctccgttcgaAGAAGTGTTAGTTGCTTTTCGAGTTCGGTCCGCCGCGAGGAGGCGGCCTTCTCCTGCTGGA
This Toxoplasma gondii ME49 chromosome VIII, whole genome shotgun sequence DNA region includes the following protein-coding sequences:
- a CDS encoding hypothetical protein (encoded by transcript TGME49_270277), which encodes MFPASNKEYCFSASSQLKFKSRSIACDGSTRIMAVDSKREWAQLCWSGLKRARESGSTDLLLALKEIRLLLSAEPQQCQMIDLQVVEELLAIAREGTTEPRTDKTVAALLVMLEGLEDKQLTECFSFPSIILLYTVV
- a CDS encoding hypothetical protein (encoded by transcript TGME49_270273) → MTVDAQRVVAIMEEVTEKLTYLSVATRQDVMVKRMKMTVEEERARKELLERYIQQEKAASSRRTELEKQLTLLRTEREKASNRSCETVVKLKADLQDVHDFTEQRLAQLHEQYRKREAEHTRNFDVRASELVARMNQQQKHNSMVFSRGKQETDTLKSKTKIAEKDLERIIETYDREMMEKNAKAREVAEANATKEELVVNLQKQLQVVNEENDRIRQEYEIEKVRQSIIDRQLQRLAAAATLLQAYWRGIRQREEYVAMKKNARNKRGWKGKKN